One genomic window of Desulfotignum phosphitoxidans DSM 13687 includes the following:
- a CDS encoding aminotransferase family protein produces MNNQTDSGKSHVFHFFLNRKYVSIASGKGVYIYDDQGNRYLDASGGPILCSLGHGLEEMADVINEQARKLVYVHRVDFTNPPLEEASRKLCEASNFVMDKVFFVSGGTEAIEIGIKIARKYHLDNGKPSKSRVISRWQSYHGSTAGALAWTGATARRNDFMPYLHDFNHIPPAYCYRCWFNKTPDNCDLDCANALENEIMCLGPDNVSVFLAEPVSGMALCGAVPPEGYFERIREICDKYDVLLMFDEVMTGAGRTGKMFAYEHFNVVPDILALGKGLSGGYFPIGATAVPQFIHDKIASNSGVFGAGHSWGGNPLGCSVVSKTLDYIKEHDLVERSHTLGEYLNNKLDKLRAHPLVGDVRGLGLMRGIEFVQDKTTKKPFEKSLGFSSRVSAACLEKGMFVEYSSGCDRGQAGDMVMLGPPFIITEEQIDSAVQILEQVLDQDLLSSDRQFLTF; encoded by the coding sequence ATGAATAATCAAACAGACTCTGGAAAATCTCATGTATTTCACTTTTTCTTGAACCGAAAATATGTATCCATTGCCTCCGGTAAGGGAGTGTACATCTATGACGACCAGGGAAACCGGTATCTGGATGCTTCCGGCGGCCCCATTCTTTGCAGTCTGGGCCATGGTCTTGAAGAAATGGCAGATGTCATCAATGAACAGGCCAGGAAACTGGTCTATGTGCATCGTGTGGATTTTACCAACCCGCCGCTTGAAGAAGCGTCAAGAAAACTTTGCGAAGCATCCAATTTTGTCATGGACAAGGTGTTTTTTGTTTCCGGCGGGACCGAAGCGATTGAAATCGGAATAAAAATTGCCCGGAAATACCATCTGGACAATGGCAAACCATCCAAATCAAGGGTCATCTCCAGATGGCAAAGCTATCACGGCAGCACCGCCGGGGCTCTGGCGTGGACCGGTGCCACAGCCAGAAGAAATGATTTTATGCCCTATCTTCATGATTTCAACCATATCCCGCCGGCATACTGTTACCGCTGCTGGTTCAACAAAACACCGGACAACTGTGACCTGGACTGTGCCAATGCCCTGGAAAATGAAATCATGTGCCTGGGGCCGGATAATGTCTCGGTGTTTCTGGCAGAACCGGTGTCAGGCATGGCTCTCTGCGGGGCGGTCCCTCCTGAAGGGTATTTTGAACGGATCCGAGAGATTTGTGATAAATATGACGTGCTCCTCATGTTTGATGAGGTAATGACAGGCGCCGGACGAACCGGCAAAATGTTTGCATATGAACATTTCAATGTGGTGCCAGATATCCTGGCGCTGGGCAAAGGCCTGAGCGGGGGGTATTTCCCCATCGGAGCGACAGCTGTTCCTCAATTCATTCATGACAAAATTGCATCCAACTCCGGTGTCTTCGGTGCAGGTCATTCCTGGGGCGGGAACCCGCTGGGCTGTTCGGTGGTATCAAAAACACTGGATTACATCAAAGAACATGATCTTGTTGAAAGATCCCACACCTTGGGTGAATATCTGAATAACAAACTTGATAAATTAAGAGCCCACCCGCTGGTGGGTGATGTCAGGGGTCTGGGCTTAATGCGTGGTATTGAGTTTGTCCAAGACAAAACAACCAAAAAACCGTTTGAAAAAAGTCTGGGTTTTTCTTCCAGGGTGTCTGCTGCATGCCTTGAAAAGGGAATGTTTGTTGAATACTCAAGCGGGTGTGACCGAGGACAGGCTGGTGACATGGTGATGCTGGGACCACCTTTTATTATCACTGAAGAGCAAATAGATAGTGCAGTTCAGATTCTGGAACAGGTGCTTGACCAGGATCTTCTATCATCAGATCGTCAATTTTTGACCTTTTGA
- a CDS encoding TRAP transporter substrate-binding protein → MQKTFARSIILSIFSLLIALVMVFPGANTAESKEKITMSTATPMYPAFAEQIGINLYINAIIGMTETHPDLKKYEFKIFDKGMLYGNQSEALEAVSNGAIQMTYSAPHFLEELDPAWKLGETPGVFESWDHYMRSMNTPEWKALHDKMAKEKGVTIIKWLFDTGTWYLFTDTGPIKSVADVEGQKIRFAGGEAFAKALKALKVTPIALPYTEVVTALQTNMIEGLLTDFTGGVGYFELARHTKYAVLIPFGNQPICMVANTKWWEGLPENVRETLSTTFDQIDASKYYEKFEQESIEKWDADPKLSALKFEKEEIAKWQKLMRDSFADMYEKLDPELIKAIDTAR, encoded by the coding sequence ATGCAAAAAACATTTGCACGATCAATCATTCTGTCCATTTTTTCTTTGTTAATCGCTTTGGTAATGGTCTTTCCTGGAGCAAACACGGCAGAAAGCAAGGAAAAGATCACCATGTCAACCGCCACTCCGATGTATCCCGCATTTGCTGAACAGATCGGGATTAATCTGTATATCAACGCGATCATTGGCATGACAGAAACTCATCCGGACTTAAAAAAATATGAATTCAAGATTTTTGATAAAGGCATGCTTTATGGCAACCAGAGTGAGGCTCTTGAAGCAGTATCCAACGGTGCGATTCAGATGACCTATTCTGCACCGCATTTTCTTGAAGAACTGGATCCGGCATGGAAGCTCGGAGAGACCCCAGGTGTTTTTGAAAGCTGGGATCATTACATGAGATCGATGAATACACCGGAATGGAAAGCGCTTCATGATAAAATGGCCAAAGAAAAAGGGGTGACTATCATAAAATGGTTATTTGATACTGGCACATGGTATCTGTTCACAGATACGGGACCAATCAAATCAGTCGCAGATGTCGAGGGTCAGAAAATCCGTTTTGCTGGCGGAGAGGCGTTTGCCAAAGCGCTTAAAGCACTCAAGGTAACTCCGATTGCCCTGCCTTACACAGAAGTTGTTACTGCCTTGCAGACCAATATGATTGAAGGGCTTTTGACCGATTTTACTGGCGGAGTCGGATATTTTGAACTTGCCCGCCATACGAAATACGCTGTTCTAATTCCCTTTGGCAATCAACCGATTTGCATGGTGGCCAACACAAAGTGGTGGGAAGGTCTGCCTGAAAATGTTCGTGAAACTTTAAGCACGACATTTGATCAGATCGATGCATCCAAATACTATGAAAAATTCGAACAGGAATCTATTGAGAAATGGGATGCTGATCCAAAACTCAGTGCCCTGAAATTTGAAAAAGAAGAAATAGCCAAATGGCAGAAACTGATGAGAGATTCTTTTGCCGATATGTACGAAAAACTGGATCCTGAATTGATCAAGGCAATCGATACTGCAAGATAA
- a CDS encoding TRAP transporter small permease gives MGKSLIDKAYRVIEKICAFLLIIAVLISLGEIIGRVFFHMTYDFVIDLPVWITVWAMLLISGPLIAENGHVAIDLVVTKLRGKAKLLLELFNILATIIYGAAISFGGIVLTMMLYERQAVFPKYFPIPKWIVELCVPLGMIIFTLVGIIEFYNLIKRYQSQKD, from the coding sequence ATGGGAAAAAGTTTAATCGACAAAGCATATAGAGTGATAGAAAAAATTTGTGCTTTCCTGCTGATCATCGCTGTTCTGATAAGCCTTGGAGAAATCATAGGTCGTGTTTTTTTTCACATGACCTATGATTTTGTCATTGATTTGCCCGTTTGGATCACAGTGTGGGCCATGCTTTTGATCAGTGGCCCGCTCATCGCTGAAAATGGTCATGTCGCCATTGATCTTGTCGTAACCAAGCTCCGGGGAAAAGCTAAACTCTTGTTGGAACTGTTCAATATACTCGCCACAATTATTTACGGAGCAGCTATCTCATTTGGGGGCATTGTGCTAACTATGATGCTGTATGAACGTCAGGCGGTATTTCCTAAATACTTTCCGATCCCCAAATGGATTGTGGAACTCTGTGTCCCCTTGGGTATGATCATATTCACCCTTGTCGGTATAATTGAATTTTACAATTTAATTAAACGGTATCAATCACAAAAAGATTGA
- a CDS encoding TRAP transporter large permease — translation MDLFVYIGIALMVILFLSGAPLAIAFAFGSSIIALYSMGMSFESLAQIFFSSINSYPLLACPFFILAGNLILRSGGMVPLSDFIKATFGRLPGGLAVAGIIFAAFLGSISGSAAACLAIIGTVMVPVFVENGYDRPFASGLAVTSAELGLLIPPSLFFIIFGALNRISIVDLFMGGIGMGLLTAFLMCIVAVIICKKRNYATLSKATWKEKQLGFIKILPLILMPVLVLGGIYGGYFSPTQAASVACLYSLLIGLFVYRELTWGKIMEATIDTAKISSMIYFLIIGADLMGRMFAYIELPQIITQYVISLELGPLGFMMMVNFVLLVMGFFFSSLPMVIIVLPLFIPSVITLGIDPVFYGVLAVTNSLIGEITPPMGPQLWIAAPVCREKMGAIAREAWPFLGAWVAAMLIATVFPDIIMFLVEFFR, via the coding sequence TTGGATCTGTTTGTATATATCGGCATTGCATTAATGGTCATTTTGTTTTTAAGTGGCGCCCCGCTTGCGATCGCGTTTGCGTTCGGATCCAGCATTATTGCACTGTATTCCATGGGAATGTCATTTGAGTCACTGGCTCAGATCTTTTTTTCATCTATAAATTCATATCCCCTGCTTGCATGCCCATTCTTTATCCTGGCCGGCAACCTGATTCTCCGAAGCGGGGGAATGGTGCCTTTGAGTGACTTCATCAAGGCAACGTTTGGAAGATTACCGGGCGGCTTGGCCGTCGCCGGGATTATTTTTGCCGCTTTTCTGGGCTCCATCTCTGGTTCTGCGGCTGCGTGTCTTGCCATAATAGGGACTGTCATGGTCCCTGTTTTTGTGGAGAATGGCTATGATAGACCCTTTGCATCTGGTCTTGCCGTCACTTCGGCGGAACTTGGACTTCTTATACCCCCGAGCTTGTTTTTTATTATATTCGGTGCGCTGAATCGTATTTCCATCGTGGATCTATTTATGGGCGGCATTGGTATGGGACTTTTGACTGCATTCTTGATGTGCATTGTTGCTGTCATAATCTGTAAAAAAAGAAATTATGCAACATTGTCAAAGGCAACCTGGAAAGAAAAGCAGCTGGGATTCATTAAGATACTGCCATTGATTCTTATGCCAGTTCTCGTACTGGGTGGAATTTACGGCGGTTATTTCAGCCCGACTCAGGCAGCATCGGTGGCTTGTCTTTATTCACTTCTCATCGGTTTGTTCGTTTACAGGGAACTGACCTGGGGAAAAATTATGGAAGCTACCATAGATACAGCCAAAATCAGTTCAATGATTTATTTTTTAATTATTGGCGCTGATCTTATGGGACGAATGTTTGCCTACATAGAACTTCCTCAGATAATCACTCAATATGTCATTTCGCTTGAACTGGGACCACTTGGTTTCATGATGATGGTCAATTTTGTTCTGCTGGTTATGGGATTCTTCTTCTCCAGCCTGCCAATGGTCATCATCGTTCTGCCTCTTTTTATACCAAGCGTCATCACCCTGGGAATAGATCCGGTTTTTTATGGCGTGCTTGCCGTCACAAATTCATTGATTGGTGAAATCACACCACCTATGGGTCCTCAGCTTTGGATTGCAGCTCCGGTATGCAGGGAAAAAATGGGTGCTATCGCCAGAGAAGCCTGGCCATTTCTCGGGGCATGGGTCGCTGCAATGCTCATCGCCACCGTCTTTCCGGATATCATCATGTTTCTGGTTGAGTTTTTCCGATAG
- a CDS encoding ArsR family transcriptional regulator, whose product MTSIKNFLARGTSTSKEIQAALGLSQSTVSRMLKKMGDRIVQISEGRFLSAASRQKLFPFTPGGGSNRTV is encoded by the coding sequence ATGACGTCGATTAAAAACTTTTTAGCACGAGGCACCTCAACCTCTAAAGAGATCCAGGCGGCACTTGGGTTGAGCCAAAGCACTGTATCCCGGATGCTCAAGAAAATGGGCGATAGGATTGTTCAGATATCAGAGGGGCGATTTTTGTCTGCAGCCAGCCGTCAAAAACTATTCCCCTTTACTCCTGGGGGCGGATCAAACAGGACTGTATGA
- a CDS encoding DVU0298 family protein: MARPHGRKIRQQVKELLKNPDRQTALDRLAQIPDPQLKGHLFFFFYNRNELIRFRSVTAMGHLGFRMGENHMEKARDLMRRLMWNLNDESGGIGWGSAEAMGEILSRHPGLAAEFDSIMFSFLDPEANFIDNPQLQQGILWGIGTYAQAAPDRISAYRASLIVPFMDDKDPVKKTYATRALNHAGRLDPDTLSEDLLADQTKIWMYTGWTFETARICDLIRETTKQRNAR, from the coding sequence ATGGCCAGACCCCACGGCAGAAAAATCCGACAACAGGTCAAGGAGTTGCTCAAAAATCCGGACCGGCAGACAGCGCTGGACCGGTTGGCGCAAATTCCAGACCCGCAGTTGAAGGGACATCTGTTTTTTTTCTTTTATAACCGAAATGAACTGATCCGGTTCCGCAGCGTGACCGCCATGGGACACTTAGGGTTTCGCATGGGTGAAAATCACATGGAAAAAGCCCGGGATTTGATGCGGCGGCTCATGTGGAATCTTAATGATGAGTCCGGGGGCATCGGGTGGGGATCGGCCGAGGCCATGGGAGAAATTTTAAGCCGGCATCCGGGCCTGGCCGCTGAATTCGACTCCATCATGTTTTCGTTTCTGGATCCGGAAGCCAATTTCATCGACAATCCCCAGCTCCAGCAGGGTATTTTATGGGGCATCGGCACATATGCACAAGCCGCCCCTGACCGGATCAGCGCCTACAGGGCCTCATTGATTGTCCCTTTTATGGATGACAAAGACCCTGTCAAGAAAACCTATGCAACCCGGGCACTGAACCATGCCGGGCGGTTGGATCCGGACACCCTTTCTGAAGATCTGCTTGCAGATCAGACAAAAATTTGGATGTATACCGGGTGGACATTTGAAACCGCCCGGATCTGTGACCTGATCCGGGAGACGACCAAACAAAGGAATGCCCGATGA
- a CDS encoding ferredoxin produces the protein MMKRPVIDLGSCILCEICVEVAPHAFEIGDSGFVQVRPLDDYQDENILEAVKNCPKDCISWEED, from the coding sequence ATGATGAAACGACCGGTGATTGATCTGGGATCGTGTATTTTGTGTGAAATCTGTGTGGAGGTGGCCCCCCATGCATTTGAAATCGGTGATTCCGGTTTTGTCCAGGTCCGGCCCCTGGATGATTATCAGGACGAAAACATCCTTGAGGCTGTAAAAAACTGTCCCAAAGACTGCATTTCATGGGAAGAGGACTGA
- a CDS encoding sigma-54 interaction domain-containing protein codes for MKNPAHSLLDRDNLNLVLDNLKLGIIAHTPERIITVFNKEAEKITGYKKEEALGKDCHDVFNAPFCGAKCSFCDATPDFFSDTKEYPVTFVTRSGDTRQLEMTVSAVIDNSGEFKGVIASFRDLTESIDLSLKAESLSSFNGIIGKDQTMQEIFRQIRDVALYSYPVHVSGETGTGKERVANAIHDISAYGNGAFVPVNCGAIPEGIVESELFGHVKGAFTGAVKERKGRFELAHKGTLFLDEVAELPLKIQVKLLRFLQEGTFEKVGGEKKISVDVRIISAANQSLKEAVRDGRFREDLYYRLNVIPIHLPPLRQRKNDIPLLASYFLKQAEQENNATMPALAGDTLNLLLDYDWPGNVRELKNVIQFSVVRCRGDQILPSDLPPEITQGSGMTFSSFREPDILPEPGPARGRLDVASVKAALTKTGGNKSKAARVLGVGRATLYRFLNSNADAREFSRRL; via the coding sequence ATGAAAAACCCTGCCCACAGCCTGCTGGACCGCGACAATCTGAACCTTGTTCTGGACAATCTCAAACTGGGGATCATTGCCCACACCCCGGAACGTATTATCACGGTATTTAACAAAGAAGCGGAAAAAATCACGGGATACAAAAAAGAAGAGGCCCTGGGCAAAGATTGCCACGATGTGTTCAATGCCCCTTTCTGCGGCGCCAAATGCTCTTTTTGCGATGCTACGCCGGATTTTTTTTCCGATACCAAGGAATATCCGGTCACGTTTGTCACCCGGTCCGGCGACACCCGGCAGCTGGAAATGACGGTTTCCGCCGTCATTGACAATTCAGGGGAATTCAAAGGGGTGATTGCCTCTTTCCGGGACCTGACCGAATCCATTGACTTGTCTTTGAAAGCGGAATCCCTGTCCAGCTTTAACGGCATTATCGGCAAAGACCAGACCATGCAGGAAATTTTCCGGCAGATCCGGGATGTGGCGTTATACAGCTATCCCGTGCATGTGTCCGGAGAAACCGGCACGGGAAAGGAGCGGGTGGCCAATGCCATTCATGATATTTCCGCATATGGAAACGGCGCATTTGTGCCGGTGAACTGCGGGGCCATACCTGAAGGCATTGTGGAAAGCGAGTTGTTCGGGCATGTCAAAGGCGCGTTCACCGGTGCGGTCAAGGAAAGAAAAGGACGGTTTGAACTGGCCCACAAAGGCACGCTGTTTCTGGATGAAGTGGCGGAACTGCCGCTGAAAATTCAGGTCAAACTGCTGCGGTTTCTCCAGGAAGGGACGTTTGAAAAAGTGGGCGGGGAAAAAAAAATATCCGTGGACGTCCGCATCATTTCCGCTGCCAACCAGTCCCTTAAAGAGGCGGTCCGGGACGGCCGGTTCAGGGAGGATTTGTATTACCGCCTCAATGTCATTCCCATCCACCTGCCGCCGCTGCGGCAACGGAAAAACGATATTCCGTTGCTGGCATCTTATTTTCTCAAACAGGCGGAACAGGAAAATAACGCGACCATGCCGGCCCTGGCCGGTGACACCTTGAACCTGCTGCTCGATTATGACTGGCCCGGCAATGTCCGGGAACTGAAAAACGTGATCCAGTTTTCCGTGGTACGATGCCGGGGGGATCAGATTCTGCCTTCGGATCTGCCCCCGGAAATCACCCAGGGATCGGGCATGACCTTTTCATCTTTCCGGGAACCGGACATCCTGCCGGAACCCGGACCTGCCCGGGGCAGACTGGATGTGGCATCGGTCAAAGCGGCCCTGACCAAAACCGGGGGGAATAAATCAAAGGCGGCCCGGGTTCTCGGAGTCGGCCGGGCCACCTTGTATCGATTTTTAAACAGCAATGCAGATGCCAGGGAATTCAGC